A single Brachionichthys hirsutus isolate HB-005 chromosome 17, CSIRO-AGI_Bhir_v1, whole genome shotgun sequence DNA region contains:
- the si:ch73-109d9.2 gene encoding uncharacterized protein si:ch73-109d9.2, whose protein sequence is MAEAIVTFQTQLSGVMETVFKAAMYEITRLVEESFLEEITRCREQVETLKRRLKWSEGRRKGREGDRRGGCMDGEEQHMGTACTDGTSLPVCQSPGVQSEKLDRLLKEEALRITSESNESQERWGVNLEETEASNLPGPSKPYSEQKIPKSHVAWETGSAQRPQSGREEHSLYQVYGMKDFGGFNNNKVVYRDGNMVDMGDMEGFQGSPPHLGEDLSYMGHLEGEVESTEGAKHQAYQEGALRNRRGAESLNAGSPSRINSDVSGEFSCLLINEQGYLQDLSILHPEQVSSESGGRSGLRSQGTVDMCGPSAAYTNTLHLDERLQHHAGGTRRRHTCNQPAMSFSDTASIKAHKQPQKGVGQGPPYSCTQCGKSFTQACNLKVHQRIHSGQGLHLCSHCGKNFPSFSDLKTHKCDQTGEKPHCCTVCGNKFSRLWNLKLHQRIHTQEKPHSCTMCDKSFTRADILKVHQRTHTGERPYCCPVCGLSFKRLDHLKSHQRKHVADL, encoded by the exons ATGGCCGAAGCTATAGTCACATTTCAGACCCAACTTTCTGGAGTTATGGAGACAGTCTTCAAGGCTGCCATGTATGAGATCACCCGGCTGGTGGAGGAGAGCTTTCTGGAAGAGATAACGCGGTGCAGGGAGCAGGTGGAGACCCTGAAGAGGCGCCTGAAATGGTCAGAGGGCCGGCGTAAAGGAAGAGAGGGCGACCGGAGGGGGGGTTGTATGGACGGCGAGGAACAGCACATGGGGACAG CCTGCACTGATGGCACTTCTCTACCCGTCTGCCAGTCTCCAGGTGTACAGAGTGAAAAGCTGGATAGATTGCTTAAGGAGGAAGCCCTTCGGATCACGTCAGAATCGAACGAATCCCAAGAGAGATGGGGAGTCAATTTGGAGG AAACAGAAGCATCAAATCTACCAGGTCCCAGCAAACCATACAGTGAGCAGAAGATCCCAAAGAGCCATGTCGCCTGGGAGACCGGCTCAGCCCAGAGGCCGCAATCAGGCCGAGAGGAACACTCACTTTACCAAGTATATGGTATGAAAGATTTTGGCggcttcaacaacaacaaagtcgTCTACAGAGATGGCAATATGGTGGACATGGGTGACATGGAGGGCTTTCAAGGATCGCCACCCCACCTGGGTGAGGATCTGAGTTACATGGGGCATTTGGAAGGGGAAGTGGAATCAACTGAAGGAGCAAAGCATCAAGCTTACCAAGAAGGTGCTCTACGGAATAGAAGGGGCGCAGAGAGTCTGAATGCAGGCTCGCCTTCAAGGATTAACTCTGATGTAAGTGGAGAGTTTAGCTGTTTATTGATAAATGAACAGGGGTATCTGCAGGACCTGAGTATTTTGCACCCTGAACAAGTGTCCAGTGAATCAGGGGGCAGGTCGGGCCTTCGAAGCCAGGGCACCGTGGACATGTGCGGGCCATCGGCCGCGTACACCAATACTTTACATTTGGATGAGAGGTTGCAGCATCATGCAGGAGGAACAAGGAGGAGACACACCTGTAACCAGCCCGCCATGTCCTTCTCTGATACAGCCTCAATAAAGGCCCATAAGCAGCCGCAGAAAGGCGTGGGACAGGGCCCGCCATACTCCTGCACCCAGTGTGGAAAGAGCTTCACTCAGGCCTGCAACCTGAAAGTCCACCAGAGGATTCACTCGGGGCAGGGGCTCCACCTCTGCAGCCATTGTGGAAAAaactttccttctttctctgacctgaaaacacacaagtgtGACCAAACAGGGGAGAAACCTCACTGCTGCACCGTGTGCGGGAACAAGTTCAGCCGTCTCTGGAACCTGAAGCTGCACCAGAGAATTCATACGCAGGAAAAACCTCATAGTTGCACAATGTGTGATAAGAGCTTCACAAGGGCAGACATCCTGAAGGTTCACCAGCGTACCCACACAGGAGAGCGACCCTACTGCTGCCCTGTCTGTGGCCTCAGCTTCAAACGGCTGGACCATCTCAAATCACATCAACGCAAGCACGTTGCAGATCTTTGA